A window of the Planococcus citri chromosome 4, ihPlaCitr1.1, whole genome shotgun sequence genome harbors these coding sequences:
- the LOC135846042 gene encoding putative transferase CAF17 homolog, mitochondrial isoform X2 has protein sequence MYKSLFHVRYGCRRYCQTTSFHIQQLHSRALIRLTGDDIYTFLQGLITNDTSTLNSDGHSIFTMFLNNRGRVLYDSLIYRKTERELILECDSTIRDNLVKHLKMYRVRKKVEVAPVDEDVWVVFKEADSIIDPFNSTSKIVDNFTVSHTPSSKRDRYESLLEKTSRCDQIATFIDPRIDVLGLRIYGSNVISTLADQGVNVTVSNDYIKLRYKFGVAEGVIELPPASCFPLEANCDYLNECELTQDSIVETEDWKKVGKLRGILGNCGLALLRITESLQNATKLKISNVPALTYKPYWWPQEQPVEKDSSAGSS, from the exons ATGTATAAATCTTTATTCCATGTTCGATATGGGTGCAGACGTTACTGTCAAACCACTTCGTTTCATATCCAACAATTGCACAGCAGAGCGCTGATAAGATTGACCGGAGACGACATTTATACGTTTTTGCAAGGTCTCATTACCAACGATACAAGTACCTTGAATTCCGATGGACATTCTATATTCACCATGTTTCTGAATAACAGAGGACGTGTACTGTACGATTCCTTAATTTATAGAAAAACTGAACGAGAACTCATTCTAGAATGCGATTCCACCATTCGAGATAATCTAGTGAAACATTTGAAGATGTACCGGGTACGAAAGAAAGTCGAAGTAGCTCCCGTTGACGAAGATGTTTGGGTTGTTTTCAAAGAAGCTGATTCGATCATTGATCCTTTCAACAGTACTTCCAAAATCGTGGATAATTTCACCGTATCCCATACTCCAAGTTCGAAACGTGACCGGTATGAAAGCTTACTTGAGAAAACTTCACGATGTGATCAAATCGCCACTTTTATTGATCCTAGAATCGATGTTTTGGGATTGAGGATATACGGTTCGAATGTGATTAGTACTTTAGCCGATCAAGGTGTCAACGTTACCGTTTCGAACGATTATATCAAATTAAGATACAAATTCGGAGTAGCCGAAGGTGTGATAGAATTACCTCCTGCTAGCTGTTTTCCTTTGGAGGCTAATTGCGATTATTTAAACG AATGCGAATTAACGCAAGATTCCATCGTTGAGACAGAAGACTGGAAAAAAGTCGGGAAATTACGTGGGATATTGGGCAATTGCGGCTTAGCTTTACTCAGAATCACCGAAAGTTTACaaaatgcaacaaaattgaaaatttcaaacgtacCAGCTCTCACGTATAAACCTTACTGGTGGCCGCAGGAACAACCTGTTGAAAAAGATTCGTCTGCTGGATCTTCGTAA
- the LOC135846042 gene encoding putative transferase CAF17 homolog, mitochondrial isoform X1 — MYKSLFHVRYGCRRYCQTTSFHIQQLHSRALIRLTGDDIYTFLQGLITNDTSTLNSDGHSIFTMFLNNRGRVLYDSLIYRKTERELILECDSTIRDNLVKHLKMYRVRKKVEVAPVDEDVWVVFKEADSIIDPFNSTSKIVDNFTVSHTPSSKRDRYESLLEKTSRCDQIATFIDPRIDVLGLRIYGSNVISTLADQGVNVTVSNDYIKLRYKFGVAEGVIELPPASCFPLEANCDYLNGVSFHKGCYLGQELTARTNYTGVVRKRLMPLILSSVPECELTQDSIVETEDWKKVGKLRGILGNCGLALLRITESLQNATKLKISNVPALTYKPYWWPQEQPVEKDSSAGSS; from the coding sequence ATGTATAAATCTTTATTCCATGTTCGATATGGGTGCAGACGTTACTGTCAAACCACTTCGTTTCATATCCAACAATTGCACAGCAGAGCGCTGATAAGATTGACCGGAGACGACATTTATACGTTTTTGCAAGGTCTCATTACCAACGATACAAGTACCTTGAATTCCGATGGACATTCTATATTCACCATGTTTCTGAATAACAGAGGACGTGTACTGTACGATTCCTTAATTTATAGAAAAACTGAACGAGAACTCATTCTAGAATGCGATTCCACCATTCGAGATAATCTAGTGAAACATTTGAAGATGTACCGGGTACGAAAGAAAGTCGAAGTAGCTCCCGTTGACGAAGATGTTTGGGTTGTTTTCAAAGAAGCTGATTCGATCATTGATCCTTTCAACAGTACTTCCAAAATCGTGGATAATTTCACCGTATCCCATACTCCAAGTTCGAAACGTGACCGGTATGAAAGCTTACTTGAGAAAACTTCACGATGTGATCAAATCGCCACTTTTATTGATCCTAGAATCGATGTTTTGGGATTGAGGATATACGGTTCGAATGTGATTAGTACTTTAGCCGATCAAGGTGTCAACGTTACCGTTTCGAACGATTATATCAAATTAAGATACAAATTCGGAGTAGCCGAAGGTGTGATAGAATTACCTCCTGCTAGCTGTTTTCCTTTGGAGGCTAATTGCGATTATTTAAACGGTGTTAGTTTCCACAAGGGATGTTATCTTGGACAAGAACTCACCGCCAGAACTAATTACACCGGTGTGGTACGCAAAAGACTGATGCCATTAATTTTGTCTTCTGTTCCAGAATGCGAATTAACGCAAGATTCCATCGTTGAGACAGAAGACTGGAAAAAAGTCGGGAAATTACGTGGGATATTGGGCAATTGCGGCTTAGCTTTACTCAGAATCACCGAAAGTTTACaaaatgcaacaaaattgaaaatttcaaacgtacCAGCTCTCACGTATAAACCTTACTGGTGGCCGCAGGAACAACCTGTTGAAAAAGATTCGTCTGCTGGATCTTCGTAA
- the LOC135846043 gene encoding EEF1A lysine methyltransferase 2, with protein MDHEMNSVEDEELDSSELGTQKYWDKAYSNELNNFQDHGDVGEVWFGEESIIRILKWLNSYNCTKKDDPVVDLGCGNGMMLVELAREGYTNLMGVDYSKQAIELASTVVKNLEYQSIISFKACDVLCEDIADIKFSLALDKGTYDAICLNPENAKENRLKYIHKVYEMLRPQGLFIITSCNWTDSEITSHFKQYFNLYSVIPTPEFKFGGKTGKLLSCLVLQRVD; from the exons ATGGATCATGAAATGAATAGCGTTGAAGATGAAGAATTAGATTCGTCCGAATTAGGAACCCAGAAATA TTGGGATAAAGCTTACAGCAATGAACTGAACAATTTCCAAGACCATGGTGATGTTGGTGAAGTATGGTTCGGAGAAGAGAGTATCATTCGTATACTCaa ATGGTTAAATTCTTACAACTGCACTAAAAAAGATGATCCTGTGGTCGATCTGGGCTGCGGAAATGGCATGATGCTTGTCGAATTG GCTAGAGAAGGATATACAAATCTGATGGGCGTTGATTATTCTAAACAAGCAATAGAATTGGCTTCCACCGTTGTTAAAAACTTGGAATATCAGTCGATCATTTCATTTAAA gcATGTGATGTATTATGTGAAGATATAGCCGATATTAAATTTTCACTAGCACTCGATAAGGGTACATATGATGCTATTTGTTTAAATCCTGAAAATGCTAAGGAAAATCGTTTGAAATATATACATAAAGTGTACGAAATGCTGAGACCCCAGGGTTTATTCATCATCACTAGTTGTAATTGGACAGACAGTGAGATTACTTCTCATTTTAAACAAT attttaaTTTGTACTCTGTGATTCCAACGCCGGAATTCAAATTCGGTGGCAAAACAGGAAAATTGCTCTCGTGTTTAGTACTGCAAAGGGTAGATTGA
- the LOC135846044 gene encoding PRADC1-like protein — protein MILNYLLKIFQILIVLFVYTSALFDHIDVVNLFDYESDVFFEILEPEELRYTYRVRPATNFGVPLNDTIEMFSTKLVPTEPPFCCSPPENAFQLMGNIALVERGKCTFKKKAIHAEEAGAVGIIITDYDYNSDVYIDMLDDESVRQTSISAAFLLGKNGFVIRSTLKKLNLEYAEINIPLNLTKIGVHKKRQPPWLLW, from the exons ATGATACTAAACTATTTGCttaagatttttcaaatattaatcGTTCTATTCGTTTATACCTCAG catTATTTGATCACATCGATGTCGTCAATTTATTCGACTATGAATCAgatgtgttttttgaaatcctGGAACCTGAAGAATTACGATACACGTATCGAGTCAGACCAGCCACCAATTTTGGAGTTCCTCTT AACGACACCATAGAAATGTTTTCCACAAAATTGGTTCCAACAGAGCCACCTTTCTGTTGCTCACCTCCTGAGAATGCATTTCAATTAATGGGCAATATTGCTTTAGTCGAAAGAGG aaaatgcactttcaagaaaaaagcaatTCACGCAGAAGAAGCCGGTGCCGTAGGAATTATTATTACCGATTACGATTATAATAGTGATGTGTATATCGATATGCTCGATGACGAATCAGTCAGACAAACCAGTATTTCAGCCGCATttttacttggaaaaaatgg atttgtgattcgatctacgttgaaaaaattgaatctagaATACGCAGAAATCAACATTCCATTAAATCTTACGAAAATTGGTGTTCATAAAAAACGACAGCCTCCCTGGTTATTATGGTAA
- the LOC135846037 gene encoding venom protease-like gives MLFYWLLVVILKFSSVFSDVEYRRVIRQAGNVLLFSQIQCLFNHFGHDCFAPRSSSCINPDNQPGTCIPIRSCPVLLNLLTSRGREPQVANYLRQSQCGTQNGQPLVCCAPEGSSGPTFQTSTQRTTPTTTQRTTTNRNPQVTTSRTGTGGGRPSSGNEDYSQCGRSKFAATKIVGGQNSTLGDWPAMAALGYISGSNPNIQFKCGGSLISNRWVVTAAHCVRNIGSLQLTAVRVGDLDLEDSVRDGASPQEIPVDQIIAHPDYTTSPITNDIALLHLRNPVTFNENVRPICILSSTQHRSNDFYANKLPFIAGWGATAWRGSSSSYLQHAQIEIVDNDRCARNYSTQRTALIDERVLCAGGGGKDTCQGDSGGPLIIPLPQENRYYLAGIVSFGIRCADANYPGVYTRVAYFSDWIRTTAGLT, from the exons atgttgttttactgGTTATTAgtggttattttgaaattcagtagCGTATTCAGTGACGTAGAGTATAGACGAGTAATCAGACAAGCTGGTAATGTTTTGCTATTCAGCCAAATCCAGT GCCTTTTCAACCATTTCGGACATGATTGCTTTGCTCCAA gaTCCAGCTCTTGTATCAATCCGGACAATCAACCAGGAACATGTATACCTATCAGAAGTTGCCCAGTGTTGTTAAATTTGCTAACTTCTCGAGGCCGTGAACCACAAGTGGCAAATTATTTGCGTCAGTCGCAATGTGGAACTCAGAATGGCCAACCACTGGTGTGTTGTGCTCCAGAAGGTAGTTCAGGACCAACATTCCAAACATCCACCCAAAGAACAACACCCACGACCACCCAAAGAACAACAACAAATCGAAATCCGCAAGTTACCACTTCACGAACAGGTACCGGTGGCGGCAGACCATCAAGTGGTAATGAAGATTACTCACAGTGTGGTAGATCGAAATTCGCTGCAACTAAAATAGTTGGTGGCCAAAATTCAACGTTAG GAGATTGGCCTGCAATGGCAGCACTGGGATATATTTCTGGATCCAACCCCAATATACAATTCAAATGCGGAGGTAGTCTGATTTCCAATAGATGGGTTGTTACGGCAGCACATTGCGTTCGAAATATTGGAAGCTTACAgct AACAGCAGTTCGAGTGGGAGATTTGGATTTAGAAGATAGTGTTAGAGATGGAGCTTCGCCACAAGAAATCCCAGTCGACCAGATCATCGCACATCCAGATTATACTACTAGTCCAATTACAAACGACATTGCGCTTTTACACTTAAGAAATCCAGTtactttcaacgaaaatgttcgTCCTATTTGCATTTTAAGCTCTACTCAACACAGAAGCAATGACTTTTACGCTAATAAACTTCCATTTATTGCCGGCTGGGGGGCCACTGCATGGC GAGGATCATCCAGCAGCTACTTGCAACATGCCCaaattgaaattgttgacaATGATCGTTGTGCTAGGAATTATTCCACTCAAAGAACAGCTTTAATAGATGAACGAGTATTGTGTGCCGGTGGTGGTGGAAAAGACACTTGCCAA ggTGATTCAGGTGGACCCTTAATTATTCCCCTACCGCAAGAAAATAGATACTATCTGGCTGGTATCGTATCATTTGGAATCAGATGTGCTGACGCAAATTACCCCGGAGTGTATACGAGAGTCGCTTACTTTTCCGATTGGATTAGAACTACTGCCGGACTTacctga